Below is a genomic region from Catenuloplanes atrovinosus.
TCCGCCGCTCCACGGCCCGCGCCGCGCAGCGCCTCCCGCGGATCCCCCGCCACGATCGCCAACAGCGCCGTCTGCACACCCATCGCGTTCTCCCTGCTCAGAGCCCGTACCGCCGGAAGATCATGGCTCTGCGGCGGGCACGCCGCTGTCACCCATCCGTCAGATCGAGCGGGGCGCGTCCACAACGGTCCGATGAATTAACAGTGAGCGGGTGGCGAGTGAGCAGTGATCTCAGTCAGCGTGACGGGATGCAACAGAATTCCGGCGCGGCCTTCCTGCAGCGCTTCATCAAGAACCCCGCTCAGGTGGGTGCGATCGCCCCCACGTCACCGGCGGTGAGCCGCCGGCTGGCCGAGCCGATCCCGGCGACCGGCGATCCGCTCGTCGTCGAGCTCGGTCCGGGTGACGGCGCGATCACGGAGTGGATTCAGCGGCGGCTGGACGGCCGCGGCCACCTGCTGGCGATCGAGATCGACCCGGTCTTCGCGGAGGCGCTCCAGCGGCGCTACCCCACGCTGGACGTGGCGGTCGCGGACGCCGGCGACCTCGCGTCGCTGCTCGCCGAGCGGGGCCTCGGCACGGTCGACGCCGTG
It encodes:
- a CDS encoding class I SAM-dependent methyltransferase; translated protein: MQQNSGAAFLQRFIKNPAQVGAIAPTSPAVSRRLAEPIPATGDPLVVELGPGDGAITEWIQRRLDGRGHLLAIEIDPVFAEALQRRYPTLDVAVADAGDLASLLAERGLGTVDAVVSALPWTTFSDEQTRRILRALASSMSPDGVFTTITYTTARLMPPWRRVLAALNDTFESVEPSRAIWANLPPAFVYEARRPRPRTAA